The proteins below are encoded in one region of Legionella antarctica:
- a CDS encoding ATP-binding protein, with translation MAKKIKRPNSSLPKPTNDLLFGTNNKDEINPIILLINSELVIQDINLSGARKLFHKNRQDLIGLSFIELLKEQKINYRPLLNIFNSNYHEIKTLKLVISQKTYFVTITAVPVQHPAYFAITMTAINETYKELKTYINEIINNLPGAVYWKDKDGHYMGCNKFVAKMAGYDSPEQMIGKTDYDLCWNAFADEWRLLDQKVIEDDSTIVREEKAQLSNGQIITELTFKTPLKNEHGEIIGIIGTSLDITERKEMEAALHQSQIALKAANLAKTEFIANMSHDIRTPLTGVVGMSKLLEDKVQDSSQKQYAQWLGESGAQLLNMLNVILDTVSADNVNETDLHEEPFDLNQVILDILQLERPSTLTKGINLKTHVDKSIPPCLISDHTKIHRILLNLLGNAIKFTQTGQIEIDVKLVKKRKTHVLLHFSVSDTGIGIPYDLQNKVFDKFFRVTPSYKGVYTGHGLGLHIAQSYAHLLGGKIKLTSEPGSGTIFYFDLSLKIADNVHDGVPSKANERLDKMKILMPSVKSVHASEITRNLPRLLLVEDNHIALLTLENIASQAGWLFRSAINGETALILAKTESFDLIITDLGLPGMSGIDFTKQLRTFENGLHKKPTPIIGLTAHAEFKIKIECLQSGMNATFTKPMNPETLEKIKLTYLSSINTASIKPEPTVKDTSKKLGTDLPDSEEELFKLEDFPLLDTYGALFNMGNNEVLLNNVLKCMTEQEIPNDSAELENAYRSNDWETIEKLAHRMKGGLLYCGTTKLVYACQYLERYRKAGHIKLLEPLYHQLCMVIEETKDEISKWLKQR, from the coding sequence ATGGCAAAAAAAATAAAAAGGCCGAACTCATCATTACCGAAACCTACCAACGATCTTTTATTTGGTACAAATAATAAAGATGAAATTAATCCAATCATTTTATTAATAAACAGTGAACTCGTGATTCAAGATATTAATTTGTCAGGGGCACGAAAACTATTTCATAAAAACAGACAAGACCTCATCGGCCTTTCCTTTATAGAACTCTTAAAAGAGCAAAAAATAAACTATAGACCTTTGCTCAATATTTTTAACTCAAATTATCATGAGATAAAAACATTAAAGCTAGTTATTTCTCAAAAAACGTATTTTGTTACTATCACAGCAGTTCCTGTGCAACATCCTGCGTATTTCGCCATAACCATGACGGCAATTAATGAGACTTATAAAGAGCTCAAAACATACATCAATGAAATTATTAATAACTTACCGGGAGCTGTTTATTGGAAAGATAAAGATGGACATTATATGGGATGCAATAAATTTGTAGCTAAAATGGCGGGATACGATAGCCCTGAACAAATGATTGGAAAAACAGACTATGATCTCTGCTGGAATGCATTTGCCGATGAATGGCGCTTACTGGACCAAAAGGTCATTGAAGACGACTCAACTATCGTACGTGAAGAAAAAGCTCAATTATCCAATGGACAAATTATTACTGAACTAACCTTTAAAACCCCGTTAAAAAATGAACATGGTGAAATTATCGGGATTATTGGTACCTCACTTGATATCACTGAGCGTAAAGAAATGGAAGCAGCCCTTCATCAATCACAAATTGCCTTAAAAGCCGCTAATTTAGCAAAAACTGAGTTTATTGCGAATATGAGCCATGATATTCGAACACCCTTAACTGGTGTTGTAGGAATGTCCAAATTGCTTGAAGATAAAGTTCAGGATTCGAGTCAAAAACAATATGCCCAATGGCTGGGAGAAAGTGGGGCACAACTCCTGAATATGTTGAATGTGATATTGGACACCGTTTCAGCTGATAACGTGAATGAAACTGATTTACACGAGGAGCCCTTTGACTTGAATCAAGTCATACTTGATATTTTACAACTTGAGCGTCCCTCAACTTTAACAAAAGGAATTAATTTAAAGACACATGTAGATAAATCCATACCCCCTTGTCTTATTAGCGATCATACCAAGATTCATCGTATTTTATTGAACCTGCTTGGTAATGCGATTAAGTTTACTCAGACGGGGCAAATTGAGATTGATGTAAAGCTTGTAAAAAAAAGAAAAACTCACGTTTTACTCCACTTTAGTGTCTCGGATACCGGTATTGGTATTCCATACGATCTTCAAAATAAAGTGTTTGATAAATTTTTCCGTGTGACTCCATCATACAAAGGCGTCTATACAGGTCATGGCCTTGGCCTTCATATAGCCCAATCTTATGCACATTTATTAGGTGGAAAAATCAAGTTAACCAGTGAACCGGGATCAGGAACAATTTTCTATTTTGACTTATCACTAAAAATAGCCGACAACGTGCATGATGGGGTACCTTCAAAGGCTAACGAAAGGTTAGATAAAATGAAAATTCTCATGCCCTCAGTTAAATCAGTGCATGCATCAGAAATTACTAGAAATTTACCCAGATTATTACTTGTCGAGGATAACCACATCGCCCTACTTACCCTTGAAAATATTGCAAGTCAGGCTGGCTGGTTGTTCCGCAGTGCCATCAATGGAGAAACGGCCCTTATTTTAGCTAAAACTGAGTCATTTGACTTAATTATTACCGATCTTGGACTTCCCGGTATGTCAGGGATAGATTTCACTAAACAATTACGAACATTTGAAAATGGTCTACACAAGAAACCTACTCCCATTATTGGACTAACCGCTCATGCTGAGTTCAAAATAAAAATTGAATGTTTACAATCAGGAATGAACGCGACGTTTACCAAGCCCATGAATCCAGAAACCTTGGAAAAAATTAAATTGACTTACCTCTCATCTATTAATACGGCATCAATAAAACCTGAACCTACTGTAAAAGATACATCAAAAAAACTTGGGACTGATCTACCAGATTCTGAAGAAGAGCTCTTTAAACTGGAAGACTTTCCACTTTTAGATACTTATGGTGCACTTTTCAATATGGGTAATAATGAGGTGTTACTTAATAATGTTTTAAAGTGTATGACGGAACAAGAAATACCCAATGATAGTGCTGAACTTGAAAATGCATATCGCTCGAATGATTGGGAAACCATTGAAAAACTCGCACACCGCATGAAAGGTGGTTTATTATATTGTGGCACAACGAAACTAGTCTATGCCTGTCAATATCTTGAACGATATCGTAAAGCCGGGCACATCAAACTACTGGAGCCACTCTACCATCAACTATGTATGGTCATTGAGGAAACGAAAGATGAGATTAGTAAATGGCTCAAACAACGTTAA
- a CDS encoding amino acid adenylation domain-containing protein, with protein sequence MFINFLNSFLISVGRYPDKPAIIFQDITISYKELHQRSNDFAQSISDLGNHTPIIPLFMERDADTIIAILAILKLGKVFLPISPITPCARIKFIFEDSRATVVISNIPDKLSSIIDPKINILVPSTIKKTNQDVPLYSANSNDLAYLMYTSGSTGNPKGVLIEHGSMMNLFSSLIAEIKVTESDQFLALTDYTFDISLIELLMPLLCGATILLTEQGTVADGVKIKYYLKNNIINVIQATPLTWEILLKQGWKNEGHIKILVGGEKFRTQLADHLDYMQGNVWNMYGPTETTMWSMCYLVNKPLTSESVPLGKTLNNTFIEILDDQLNRVAPGSQGELYIGGDGLARGYLNNQLLTQEKFIYHPKTNMRLYKTGDLVIADEDSLYYVGRSDDQLKFGGIRIEAGEIENVIEQEPFVKRAVVKVHETEGYYKTLAAYIEVDEEQIFSNSIHSPGFDVSHFLKNIYDETYSHANEFEHGIINNCGWQSSFTGQLFNVEELNESYHFIRKIIEQSDLTDVLEVGCGTGSLLLEYIDKAQACTVVEISSQALKYVESRLNKQQLLKTIFKNESILNVHNHHKYSCIIVNSVIQYLPSIHSLVTAITQLVQASTRSATIIIGDVRSLELMDVYLLERIRRNSATAEKQPIDLNGFYYKSRDAEIVLSPKFFYALQANIKDITHVDISVKHGTHDNELNYFRYDVILHINKPVEYLTPISFSYDPTLNIKKIKQLVDSNPTKPIIIDSIPNAAIQKLIQLIDLEIPQHVSIDSSNEQFENNKNSLNLVLTELDFENNSHDQFVLYDEIKPTTSLAVHLYPKHGPLVRCFTKTEYNHYRCYCREPFNPWLQKFCFDHIKLKVSQHVVSWVNPSVYVWIEKWPLTVNSKLDKKKLQLPITRNDASSSEPNILEQLQGMWRNITGDNALINKEFWVHGVSSLCMYFFLATINETFLVSINYHEFREYNTMDKLASYIERVLELSQS encoded by the coding sequence ATGTTTATAAATTTTCTAAATTCTTTTCTAATTTCTGTAGGACGTTACCCTGATAAACCTGCCATTATTTTTCAAGACATAACAATTAGTTATAAAGAACTTCATCAACGCTCAAATGATTTCGCCCAATCCATTTCAGATCTGGGAAATCATACACCAATAATTCCTTTATTTATGGAGCGGGATGCAGATACTATTATTGCCATACTTGCTATTTTAAAACTCGGAAAAGTATTTTTACCCATCAGCCCTATTACACCCTGCGCCAGAATAAAATTCATTTTTGAAGATTCTCGGGCTACAGTAGTCATTAGTAATATACCTGATAAACTTAGTTCAATTATCGACCCTAAAATTAACATTCTGGTACCATCAACTATAAAAAAAACAAATCAGGATGTTCCATTATATTCAGCCAATTCAAACGATCTGGCCTATCTAATGTACACGTCTGGTAGCACGGGTAATCCCAAAGGAGTCCTCATTGAACATGGTTCAATGATGAATTTATTTTCAAGTCTTATTGCTGAAATCAAAGTAACTGAATCAGATCAATTTCTGGCCTTAACCGACTATACTTTTGATATTTCATTGATTGAATTGTTAATGCCCTTATTATGTGGCGCGACTATTTTATTGACAGAGCAAGGAACCGTGGCAGATGGGGTTAAAATTAAATATTATTTAAAAAATAATATAATTAACGTGATACAAGCGACCCCTTTAACTTGGGAAATTCTCTTAAAACAGGGTTGGAAAAACGAAGGTCATATAAAGATTCTTGTTGGTGGGGAGAAATTTAGAACACAGTTAGCAGATCATCTTGATTATATGCAGGGTAATGTCTGGAATATGTATGGGCCAACTGAAACCACTATGTGGTCTATGTGTTATCTTGTAAATAAACCGCTGACTTCTGAATCTGTCCCTTTAGGAAAAACCCTTAATAATACATTTATTGAAATTTTAGATGATCAATTAAACAGGGTAGCTCCAGGATCCCAAGGTGAGCTATACATAGGTGGTGATGGATTAGCCCGTGGGTATCTGAATAATCAGCTGCTAACCCAAGAAAAATTCATTTATCACCCAAAAACTAATATGCGACTTTATAAAACAGGTGATCTGGTCATTGCTGATGAAGATTCTCTTTATTACGTGGGTCGCAGTGACGATCAATTAAAATTTGGTGGCATTCGTATTGAAGCAGGAGAAATTGAAAACGTTATTGAGCAAGAACCATTTGTAAAGAGAGCGGTTGTTAAAGTACATGAGACGGAAGGTTACTATAAAACCCTAGCTGCTTACATTGAAGTGGATGAAGAGCAAATCTTTTCAAATAGTATCCATTCTCCAGGTTTTGATGTATCCCATTTTTTAAAAAATATCTACGATGAAACTTACTCACATGCCAATGAATTTGAACATGGAATAATTAATAATTGCGGCTGGCAAAGTTCATTTACGGGTCAATTATTTAATGTTGAGGAACTTAACGAATCGTACCATTTTATCAGAAAAATTATTGAGCAATCCGATTTAACTGATGTTTTGGAAGTGGGCTGTGGTACTGGCTCTTTATTATTGGAATATATTGATAAAGCTCAAGCTTGCACTGTTGTGGAAATATCCTCGCAGGCACTTAAATACGTCGAAAGTAGATTAAATAAACAGCAGTTGCTAAAAACAATCTTTAAAAACGAGTCTATCCTTAACGTCCACAATCATCACAAATACAGCTGTATTATTGTTAATTCCGTTATCCAATATTTACCATCAATTCATTCATTAGTGACTGCAATAACCCAACTTGTTCAGGCATCTACCCGATCAGCTACCATTATAATTGGAGATGTACGATCGCTGGAACTGATGGATGTATATTTATTGGAAAGAATCAGGAGAAATAGCGCAACTGCTGAAAAGCAACCGATTGATTTAAATGGTTTTTATTACAAATCACGAGATGCTGAAATAGTTTTATCACCTAAATTCTTTTATGCCCTGCAAGCAAATATTAAAGATATAACACATGTAGATATTTCAGTGAAACACGGGACTCATGATAATGAACTAAACTATTTTAGATACGATGTTATTTTACACATTAATAAACCTGTAGAGTATTTAACACCGATAAGTTTTTCCTATGATCCAACATTGAATATTAAAAAAATTAAGCAACTAGTAGATTCAAACCCAACTAAACCAATAATTATTGACAGTATTCCTAATGCCGCTATACAAAAACTAATACAGTTAATTGATCTGGAAATTCCACAACATGTTTCTATAGACTCATCAAATGAACAGTTTGAAAATAACAAAAATAGTCTTAATCTGGTTCTAACAGAGCTTGATTTTGAAAACAATTCACATGATCAATTTGTTCTATATGATGAAATAAAACCAACAACTTCTCTTGCAGTACACCTATACCCAAAACACGGTCCATTAGTACGATGCTTCACTAAAACTGAATATAATCATTATCGATGTTATTGCCGCGAACCTTTTAATCCCTGGCTACAAAAATTTTGCTTTGATCATATTAAGTTAAAAGTAAGCCAACACGTTGTTTCGTGGGTTAATCCCTCTGTTTATGTCTGGATAGAAAAATGGCCTTTAACAGTGAATAGCAAGCTCGATAAGAAAAAACTTCAATTGCCAATAACCCGCAATGATGCCTCTTCTTCTGAACCAAATATTCTTGAACAATTACAGGGAATGTGGCGGAATATAACCGGAGACAACGCGCTGATTAATAAAGAATTTTGGGTGCATGGCGTTTCTTCTCTTTGTATGTACTTCTTTTTAGCAACCATTAATGAAACATTTCTTGTAAGTATAAATTACCATGAGTTTCGTGAGTATAATACAATGGATAAGTTGGCCAGCTATATTGAACGGGTACTTGAGTTATCCCAATCCTAG
- the rlmD gene encoding 23S rRNA (uracil(1939)-C(5))-methyltransferase RlmD, translating into MKRIKSRPDPTPQKAQIANLSHDGKGVARINGKATFIQGALTDETVEFQYTRVKKDFDEGRLLSVIEHSPLRVEPKCPHYQMCGGCSLQHMSEQEQIYFKQKQLLDLLSRFGHTKPQMILPPLTGAYWNYRNKARLSVRFVEKKQSAMVGFRERNNPRYITEITQCPVLNAKIDADIIPLRHLIDSMKDKHCIAQIEVAAGDDDIGLIFRNLKSLADEDEIKIEQFAKQYRYKIFLQPGGPESVYCFYPPNSSEYLAYNLPDYKINFQFHPTDFTQVNAELNRSMVKLALQLMDLKNTDMVLDLFCGLGNFSLPMAQFCSKVVGVEGSKTMVERAYMNAKANHLSNVDFYAANLDDITEIKNLVRQSFNKVLIDPPRSGALEIVKQIDSLNPERIVYVSCNPVTLARDTDILVNQKGYILMKAGVMDMFPHTAHVESIALFEKG; encoded by the coding sequence ATGAAAAGAATTAAATCCAGACCAGATCCTACCCCTCAAAAAGCCCAAATTGCTAATTTAAGTCATGATGGTAAGGGCGTGGCGCGCATCAACGGGAAAGCAACCTTTATTCAGGGGGCCTTAACTGATGAAACCGTTGAGTTTCAATATACTCGGGTCAAAAAAGACTTTGATGAAGGGCGATTATTATCTGTTATTGAGCACTCACCATTGCGGGTGGAGCCAAAATGCCCTCACTATCAGATGTGTGGAGGGTGCTCTCTACAGCATATGAGTGAACAAGAGCAAATTTATTTCAAACAAAAGCAGCTTTTAGATTTGTTATCACGATTTGGCCATACTAAACCGCAGATGATTTTACCGCCTTTAACCGGTGCGTATTGGAACTATAGGAATAAAGCTCGCTTAAGTGTTCGCTTTGTTGAAAAAAAACAATCGGCTATGGTTGGGTTTCGCGAACGAAATAATCCTCGATATATTACTGAGATAACTCAATGTCCTGTTTTAAATGCCAAAATTGATGCAGATATAATCCCTCTAAGACATTTAATAGACTCGATGAAAGATAAGCATTGTATTGCGCAGATAGAAGTTGCTGCGGGTGATGACGATATCGGACTTATCTTCCGTAATTTAAAATCGTTAGCTGATGAAGATGAAATCAAAATTGAGCAGTTTGCCAAACAATATCGATATAAGATATTCCTTCAACCAGGTGGTCCAGAGAGTGTTTATTGTTTTTATCCTCCAAACTCCAGTGAGTATTTAGCTTATAATTTGCCTGATTATAAAATTAACTTTCAATTTCATCCAACTGACTTTACTCAGGTAAATGCAGAGCTTAATCGCTCAATGGTAAAACTGGCACTACAGCTGATGGACTTAAAAAATACAGATATGGTGCTAGACTTATTTTGTGGGTTAGGCAATTTTTCACTTCCTATGGCTCAATTTTGTTCTAAAGTAGTTGGTGTTGAGGGCAGTAAAACCATGGTTGAAAGAGCTTACATGAATGCAAAAGCAAATCATCTGTCCAATGTAGATTTTTATGCTGCTAATTTAGATGATATAACGGAAATTAAAAATCTCGTTCGACAATCATTTAACAAAGTACTGATTGACCCCCCGAGATCAGGCGCTCTGGAAATTGTGAAACAGATTGATTCACTTAACCCGGAACGGATTGTATATGTATCGTGTAACCCAGTAACATTAGCACGAGATACAGATATATTAGTAAATCAAAAAGGTTATATTTTGATGAAAGCAGGGGTAATGGATATGTTCCCCCATACGGCACATGTTGAATCTATAGCCTTGTTTGAAAAAGGATAA
- the relA gene encoding GTP diphosphokinase produces MVRVKDTTPLSSDGTIDVGMWLHQLSSKGYLENLELIRNACTLSQLAGQEHATETGQTCLQQGLSMADLLADLEVDQETIAAAIIFENVHYADLSIDDVEEQLGHNIAKLVKGIEKMSAINNFQVLNKYPQNKQQIDNIRKMLLAMVDDVRVVLIKLAERLCILRTAGHLPETIRKQLATEAMKIYAPLANRLGIGAIKWEMEDLAFRYLHPDEYKAIAKGLKAKRLDRDNFVNKIVDQLNNQIKTIGARHFAVYGRSKHIHSIAKKMQRKNVALDEIYDATAVRVLVDTEIQCYEVLGMVHTLWKQIPAEFDDYIFNPKPNGYQSLHTAVEGPEGRVFEVQIRTFHMHDLAEMGVAAHWKYKEGGIQQKESHERKIEWLRDVLAWHQEMATNKGVAENIATEFLEDRVYVFTPDGDVLDMQQGVTPLDFAYHVHSDLGHRCRGAKINGNIVPLTYQLKTGDKVEVLTGKEIKPSRDWINPHLNYLKTARAKAKVLHWFKMQDYDKNVQDGRELLDKELKSLGIKSDKLNDVATALHFKKTDDLYASLGRGDIKMGQVVNRLAPPETSEQNIIKFVKPQQKKPEVTGSDLKIEGVGNLLTFTARCCQPVPGDEVIGYITIGRGVSVHRRDCPNIIHASERQKQRFLQVSWGSSTRENYVVDVLIKAFDRAELLKDVTSLLSNEKAHVYALQTNSNQHENMAYINLTVEIDGLNSLSRLLAKLEQIPNVLEARRQI; encoded by the coding sequence ATGGTTAGAGTAAAAGATACCACTCCGTTGTCTTCTGATGGCACTATTGATGTAGGGATGTGGTTACATCAGCTTAGCTCAAAAGGCTACTTGGAAAATCTTGAGCTCATTCGTAACGCCTGCACCTTAAGTCAACTAGCGGGGCAAGAGCATGCAACAGAAACCGGACAAACCTGCTTACAACAAGGTCTGTCTATGGCTGACTTGCTTGCCGATCTTGAAGTTGATCAAGAAACGATAGCAGCCGCTATCATTTTTGAAAATGTTCACTATGCTGATTTGTCTATTGATGATGTAGAGGAACAGCTGGGGCACAATATTGCTAAACTGGTTAAAGGCATAGAAAAAATGAGTGCCATAAACAATTTTCAGGTATTAAATAAATATCCTCAAAATAAACAGCAAATTGATAACATTCGAAAAATGCTATTGGCCATGGTCGATGATGTTCGAGTTGTTTTAATCAAATTAGCAGAACGACTGTGCATCTTAAGGACAGCAGGTCATCTGCCAGAGACTATACGCAAACAACTGGCTACAGAAGCCATGAAGATTTATGCCCCCCTGGCTAACAGGTTAGGAATTGGTGCTATAAAATGGGAAATGGAGGATCTTGCTTTTCGATACTTGCATCCAGATGAATATAAAGCTATTGCCAAAGGACTCAAAGCCAAGCGATTGGATAGAGATAATTTTGTAAACAAGATTGTAGATCAGCTGAACAATCAAATTAAGACAATAGGTGCTCGCCATTTTGCAGTTTACGGTCGTTCGAAGCATATCCATAGTATTGCTAAAAAAATGCAGCGCAAAAATGTAGCTCTTGATGAAATATATGATGCAACCGCTGTGCGAGTTTTGGTAGATACTGAAATCCAGTGTTATGAAGTATTAGGAATGGTTCATACTTTATGGAAGCAGATTCCAGCAGAGTTTGATGACTACATTTTTAATCCAAAACCAAATGGATATCAATCTTTGCATACGGCCGTGGAGGGTCCGGAAGGGCGGGTGTTTGAAGTCCAAATCAGAACGTTTCATATGCATGATTTGGCCGAAATGGGTGTTGCAGCTCATTGGAAATATAAAGAAGGCGGGATCCAACAAAAAGAAAGTCATGAACGCAAAATTGAATGGCTACGTGACGTATTGGCTTGGCATCAGGAAATGGCGACCAACAAAGGTGTTGCTGAGAATATCGCTACAGAGTTTCTTGAAGATAGAGTTTATGTTTTTACCCCGGATGGTGATGTACTTGATATGCAACAAGGTGTAACTCCTCTTGATTTTGCATATCATGTTCATAGTGATTTAGGACATAGATGTCGTGGTGCAAAAATAAATGGGAACATTGTACCGTTAACATATCAGTTAAAAACAGGCGATAAAGTAGAGGTGTTAACCGGTAAGGAAATAAAACCATCTCGAGATTGGATTAATCCTCATTTGAATTACCTGAAAACTGCCAGAGCTAAAGCTAAAGTATTGCATTGGTTTAAGATGCAGGACTATGACAAAAATGTTCAGGATGGTCGAGAATTATTAGATAAAGAATTAAAATCTCTAGGTATAAAATCGGATAAATTAAATGATGTTGCTACTGCGCTGCATTTCAAAAAAACAGATGATCTTTATGCCAGTTTGGGACGTGGAGATATTAAAATGGGACAGGTTGTTAACCGTCTGGCCCCACCAGAAACTTCCGAGCAGAATATTATTAAGTTTGTTAAACCACAGCAGAAAAAACCGGAAGTTACTGGTAGTGATTTAAAAATTGAAGGTGTTGGTAATTTACTTACTTTTACGGCAAGATGTTGTCAACCTGTGCCGGGAGATGAAGTGATTGGTTATATTACAATTGGCCGTGGAGTTTCGGTTCATAGAAGAGATTGTCCAAACATTATTCATGCAAGTGAAAGGCAAAAGCAACGATTTTTACAAGTGAGCTGGGGTAGTTCCACACGAGAAAATTATGTGGTTGATGTCTTGATTAAAGCTTTTGATAGAGCAGAATTATTAAAAGACGTCACCTCTTTATTGTCTAACGAAAAAGCACATGTTTATGCATTACAGACGAATAGTAATCAGCATGAAAATATGGCTTATATCAATTTAACAGTTGAAATCGATGGGTTAAATAGTTTATCTCGATTACTGGCAAAATTAGAACAAATACCCAATGTTTTAGAGGCAAGAAGACAGATATGA
- a CDS encoding F-box protein: MNDKLDILGQLPQDIKFATAYYLPTSDLINLSTISRKHWNLFKPMLDVRRFLFHVVHGEYHAVVGMLKIDIHLIFKKGQISDCSGRIFESISGFEYSLWALDKYMWEMMLDCVHQDEEGKKILTTLRSQHHQVKTKGITYCFNGNKFTENHFDFENTIINELQTQYDYLSQSDIKDDPKISKQWREGVGGAQKLFPMHVVYEYCSDDPTRAINSWPKPSTQFYNWGAKNKENWFAIDSKLGIEFAIYKGMERAGAFNSILLGKDGCLVDLNAMKTLYQLRTKEFIDLKSQFKDLSMSEVNVSQIATGCK, from the coding sequence ATGAACGATAAATTGGACATCCTGGGTCAGCTACCACAGGACATCAAATTTGCAACAGCTTACTATTTACCTACATCTGATTTAATAAACCTATCTACTATTTCTAGGAAGCATTGGAATCTCTTTAAACCCATGTTGGATGTGCGTAGATTTTTATTCCATGTGGTTCATGGTGAGTATCATGCTGTTGTCGGAATGTTGAAAATAGATATTCATTTAATTTTTAAAAAAGGCCAGATATCGGATTGCTCTGGGCGTATTTTTGAATCTATCAGTGGTTTTGAATACTCGCTTTGGGCTCTGGATAAATACATGTGGGAGATGATGCTTGATTGTGTACATCAGGATGAAGAGGGTAAGAAGATACTGACAACATTACGCTCTCAACATCATCAAGTGAAAACAAAAGGTATTACATACTGCTTCAATGGCAATAAATTCACAGAGAATCATTTTGACTTCGAGAATACCATTATTAACGAACTGCAAACTCAATATGATTATCTAAGCCAATCCGATATAAAGGATGATCCTAAAATCTCAAAGCAGTGGAGGGAGGGCGTGGGTGGCGCACAGAAACTTTTTCCTATGCATGTCGTTTATGAATATTGCTCTGATGATCCAACACGAGCAATTAATTCTTGGCCGAAACCATCGACACAGTTTTATAATTGGGGAGCAAAAAACAAAGAAAATTGGTTCGCTATTGACTCCAAACTCGGTATTGAGTTCGCCATATACAAGGGTATGGAACGAGCTGGCGCATTTAACTCGATATTGTTGGGGAAGGATGGATGTTTGGTAGATTTAAATGCCATGAAGACACTGTATCAGTTAAGAACAAAGGAATTTATCGATCTTAAGTCACAATTTAAAGACCTGTCAATGAGTGAAGTCAATGTTTCTCAAATTGCGACAGGTTGTAAATAA
- a CDS encoding Mth938-like domain-containing protein, with product MHINLEATEQHAVQAYSDKKIQINSIIYETSLIVSKEEIISDVAINHIQDIDESYLNLLLKLKPELVIIGHKNAGTFPPMSIINQLASHHVGIEFMSIGAACRTYNVLLSEHRAVIAGFIM from the coding sequence ATGCATATCAATTTGGAAGCAACAGAACAGCACGCGGTTCAAGCATACAGTGATAAGAAAATTCAGATAAATTCCATCATTTATGAAACTAGTTTAATTGTTTCTAAAGAAGAAATCATCAGTGATGTCGCAATTAATCATATTCAAGACATTGACGAATCTTATCTTAACTTATTGTTAAAATTAAAACCAGAACTCGTCATCATTGGCCATAAAAACGCAGGTACATTTCCTCCAATGTCAATTATTAATCAGTTAGCCTCACATCATGTTGGAATTGAATTCATGTCCATTGGGGCAGCATGTCGGACTTATAATGTTTTACTCAGTGAACATAGGGCAGTTATAGCGGGTTTTATTATGTAA